In a genomic window of Halalkalicoccus sp. CG83:
- the pheT gene encoding phenylalanine--tRNA ligase subunit beta, translating into MPVVDVDPDELRRLTGTEKEDDRLKDDLFALGLEFEGRTEEDEFQLEFAPDRLDRLSVEGVARSLRYQYGEDRGVYVPQTNDPDWTIEVEESVPAERPYVTGAVVRGVDLDEKGLDSLIQLQEKLHATMGRKRAKGAIGIHDLTMMKGREALRASEGSSGRSPRDGAATGAESPTIRYTGVEPDGDRFVPLDSNDELTPGEVLEEHPTGREYAELVSEYERYPAIYDDLGLFSFPPVINGRRTEVSTDSRELFVELTGTDQWTIDRMCAIICYALSARGATVEEVEVEYPDRTLRRPDFETREKRVTHARIERMLGLELDPETVIDCFERSGLSATQVLGEETSYDVEIPPYRVDVLHPVDLIDDVGRAYGFNSLVPRYPEVSTVGARHERTRLEDAARDALVGLGFEDMLDFHMISEEENFERMGIAIGDDVLGAGEPTTIREPYSEDYTMVRTWALPSLMMVLENNTHRSYPQELSEIGLAAEVDPSTETGVAEHRTVAGVLARTDASYEDAKTRLQAIARNFGVELETPATEHPSFIDGRAASVVIDGDSAGIVGEVHPAVLVEHDLELPVAAFEFRLDALR; encoded by the coding sequence GAAGGAGGACGACCGGCTCAAGGACGACCTATTCGCGCTCGGCCTCGAGTTCGAGGGTCGAACGGAGGAGGACGAGTTCCAGCTCGAGTTCGCTCCCGACCGGCTCGACCGACTCAGCGTCGAGGGCGTCGCCCGCTCCCTTCGGTATCAGTACGGCGAGGACCGCGGCGTGTACGTCCCGCAAACGAACGACCCCGACTGGACGATCGAGGTCGAGGAGTCGGTGCCCGCCGAGCGACCCTACGTTACGGGCGCGGTAGTACGAGGAGTGGACCTCGACGAGAAGGGGCTGGACTCGCTGATACAGCTTCAGGAGAAGCTTCACGCGACGATGGGTCGAAAGCGCGCGAAGGGTGCGATCGGCATCCACGACCTGACGATGATGAAGGGTCGCGAGGCGCTACGCGCCTCGGAAGGGTCGAGCGGGCGGAGCCCGCGAGACGGGGCGGCGACCGGCGCCGAGTCGCCGACGATCCGCTATACGGGCGTCGAACCCGACGGGGACCGGTTCGTCCCCCTCGACTCGAACGACGAGCTCACGCCCGGCGAGGTGCTCGAGGAACACCCCACCGGCCGCGAGTACGCGGAGCTGGTGAGCGAGTACGAGCGCTATCCGGCGATCTACGACGACCTCGGGCTGTTCTCGTTCCCGCCGGTGATCAACGGCCGACGCACCGAGGTGTCGACCGACTCGCGGGAGCTGTTCGTCGAGCTCACCGGTACCGATCAGTGGACGATCGACCGGATGTGCGCCATCATCTGCTACGCGCTCTCCGCGCGCGGCGCCACGGTCGAGGAGGTCGAGGTCGAGTACCCCGACCGGACCCTCCGCAGACCCGACTTCGAGACCCGCGAGAAGCGCGTCACCCACGCGCGCATCGAGCGCATGCTCGGACTGGAACTCGACCCCGAGACGGTGATCGACTGCTTCGAGCGTTCCGGGCTCTCCGCGACGCAGGTGCTCGGCGAGGAGACGAGCTACGACGTCGAGATCCCGCCGTATCGCGTCGACGTCCTCCACCCCGTCGACCTGATCGACGACGTAGGACGGGCCTACGGGTTCAACTCGCTGGTCCCACGCTACCCCGAGGTGAGCACCGTCGGAGCCCGCCACGAGCGCACCCGTCTCGAGGACGCCGCCCGCGACGCCCTCGTCGGACTGGGCTTCGAGGACATGCTCGACTTCCACATGATCAGCGAGGAGGAGAACTTCGAACGAATGGGGATAGCGATCGGCGACGACGTCCTCGGTGCGGGCGAACCGACGACGATCCGCGAGCCCTACAGCGAGGACTACACGATGGTCCGCACCTGGGCGCTACCCTCGCTTATGATGGTTCTCGAGAACAACACGCATCGGAGCTACCCCCAGGAGCTCTCGGAGATCGGCCTCGCCGCCGAGGTCGATCCCTCGACGGAGACCGGCGTCGCCGAGCACCGGACGGTCGCGGGCGTGCTCGCCCGCACCGACGCCTCCTACGAGGACGCCAAGACCCGTCTGCAGGCGATCGCACGGAACTTCGGTGTCGAACTCGAGACGCCGGCGACGGAGCATCCCTCGTTCATCGACGGGCGCGCAGCGAGCGTCGTGATCGACGGTGACTCGGCGGGGATCGTCGGCGAGGTCCACCCAGCGGTGTTGGTCGAACACGACCTCGAACTCCCGGTCGCGGCCTTCGAGTTCCGACTCGACGCACTGCGGTAG
- a CDS encoding glutathione S-transferase family protein, giving the protein MNQLVDGEWRTDAYETTNDDGAFERQESTFRDWIGEAPPADEGESGRGPREDDESDDEFPAEAGRYHLYVSYACPWAHRTLIARSLKGLEDAISVSVVDPYRDEDGWQFTPEKEGCTVDHVHGADYLRELYVRADPDATCRVTVPVLWDKREGTIVNNESSEILRMLDTAFEAYATRDVDLYPEGYREEVDEIIDAIYEPINNGVYRAGFAGSQEAYDEAIDDLFSALDHWDSVLEDQRYLAGDRLTEADVCMFTTLIRFDQVYHTHFMCNVRAIHEYENLWPYLRDLYQTPGVAETVDMEHIKEHYYTTHPDVNPSRIVARGPDLDLDAPHDRDRLDGEPPEALAPLQ; this is encoded by the coding sequence ATGAACCAGTTGGTCGACGGCGAGTGGCGCACCGACGCCTACGAGACGACGAACGACGACGGTGCGTTCGAGCGCCAGGAGTCGACGTTCCGTGACTGGATCGGCGAGGCGCCGCCAGCCGACGAGGGCGAGAGCGGCCGAGGTCCGCGCGAGGACGACGAGTCCGACGATGAGTTCCCCGCCGAGGCCGGACGATACCACCTCTACGTCTCGTACGCCTGCCCGTGGGCCCACCGTACCCTGATCGCTCGATCGCTGAAGGGGCTCGAGGACGCGATCTCGGTCTCGGTCGTCGATCCCTATCGGGACGAGGACGGCTGGCAGTTCACCCCCGAGAAGGAGGGCTGCACCGTCGATCACGTCCACGGCGCGGACTACCTCCGCGAGCTCTACGTCCGTGCGGATCCCGACGCGACCTGCCGGGTGACGGTGCCCGTCCTCTGGGACAAGAGGGAAGGGACCATCGTCAACAACGAGTCCAGCGAGATCCTCCGGATGCTCGACACCGCCTTCGAGGCGTACGCGACCCGCGACGTCGACCTCTACCCGGAGGGCTACCGAGAGGAGGTCGACGAGATCATCGACGCGATCTACGAGCCGATCAACAACGGCGTCTACCGCGCGGGCTTCGCGGGCTCCCAGGAGGCCTACGACGAGGCGATCGACGACCTCTTCTCGGCGCTCGATCACTGGGACTCGGTTCTCGAAGACCAGCGGTATCTCGCGGGCGATCGGCTCACCGAGGCCGACGTCTGCATGTTCACCACGCTGATCCGCTTCGATCAGGTGTACCACACCCACTTCATGTGCAACGTCCGAGCGATCCACGAGTACGAGAACCTCTGGCCGTACCTGCGGGACCTCTATCAGACCCCCGGCGTCGCCGAGACGGTGGACATGGAGCACATCAAGGAGCACTACTACACGACCCATCCGGACGTCAACCCCTCGCGAATCGTCGCACGCGGACCCGATCTGGATCTCGATGCACCCCACGATCGTGACCGGCTCGACGGGGAGCCGCCCGAAGCGCTCGCTCCCCTCCAGTAG
- a CDS encoding FAD-dependent monooxygenase translates to MEADLETDVVVVGAGPGGCVLSYLLARSGIETMLLERHATLDREFRGYLFQPLALECFEGMGLLEEVLELEHERVRRPEVSIYGRSYAAIDFEALSGPYDYALLMEQPALLRLLIERAADYEGFEYHDRIPVRNLLYEEGRIAGVLATNRRTGEAVRIRSRVVVGADGRYSTVRTAAGIDPGRFESKLDLLWLKLPASAVENAARGHYGDAGLLLYFGLGGGEAQAGWFIPRGSYPDLREQGIEAFRERISTVDPALSDVLPNALRGFEDCSLLRIEPGLSERWVDDGLLLLGDAAHVASPIGGQGNGLAIADAVVAHATIARALSLDASDGPIPLGALAHYETRRRPAVERVVRVQRRLERALTALVLYGPRLPARLARPLLRTALPLAPRSPQARRTAELFAYGPEPVTVDDSWFVDREAQPTSGR, encoded by the coding sequence ATGGAGGCGGATCTCGAGACGGACGTCGTGGTCGTCGGGGCGGGGCCCGGCGGTTGCGTGCTGAGCTACCTGCTCGCGCGAAGCGGCATCGAGACGATGTTGCTCGAGCGCCACGCGACGCTCGATCGTGAGTTTCGCGGCTACCTGTTCCAGCCGCTCGCGCTGGAGTGCTTCGAGGGGATGGGACTGCTCGAGGAGGTCCTCGAACTGGAGCACGAACGGGTCCGCCGACCCGAGGTGTCGATCTACGGCCGTTCCTACGCGGCGATCGACTTCGAGGCGCTGTCGGGTCCGTACGACTACGCGCTGTTGATGGAGCAGCCGGCGCTGTTGCGTCTGCTGATCGAACGTGCCGCGGACTACGAGGGCTTCGAGTACCACGACCGGATCCCGGTACGGAATCTGCTGTACGAGGAGGGGCGCATCGCGGGCGTGCTCGCGACGAACCGCCGGACGGGCGAGGCGGTCCGGATCCGCTCACGAGTCGTCGTCGGCGCGGACGGCCGGTACTCCACGGTCAGGACCGCCGCGGGGATCGATCCCGGCCGGTTCGAGTCGAAGCTCGATCTGTTGTGGCTCAAACTCCCCGCCTCCGCCGTCGAGAACGCCGCACGGGGCCACTACGGCGACGCCGGCCTACTGTTGTACTTCGGGCTCGGCGGCGGCGAGGCCCAGGCCGGCTGGTTCATCCCTCGCGGGAGCTACCCCGATCTACGCGAGCAGGGTATCGAGGCGTTCCGCGAGCGGATCTCGACCGTGGATCCCGCACTCTCGGATGTGCTCCCGAACGCCCTTCGAGGGTTCGAGGACTGCAGCCTGCTCCGGATCGAGCCGGGGCTGAGTGAGCGGTGGGTCGATGACGGACTCCTGCTGCTCGGCGACGCCGCCCACGTCGCCTCGCCGATCGGCGGCCAGGGAAACGGGCTGGCGATCGCGGACGCAGTCGTCGCCCACGCGACGATCGCCCGCGCGCTCTCGCTCGACGCGAGCGACGGACCGATCCCCCTTGGGGCGCTCGCGCACTACGAAACGCGGCGGCGGCCCGCCGTCGAGCGGGTAGTGAGGGTTCAGCGCCGGCTCGAGAGGGCGTTGACGGCGCTCGTGCTCTACGGCCCTCGCCTGCCCGCGCGGCTCGCTCGACCCCTGCTCCGGACGGCGCTCCCCCTCGCCCCGAGGAGCCCGCAGGCCCGCCGAACCGCGGAGCTGTTCGCGTATGGGCCGGAGCCCGTCACCGTCGACGACTCGTGGTTCGTCGATCGGGAAGCACAACCGACTTCCGGGCGGTGA
- a CDS encoding redoxin domain-containing protein, which translates to MVDEGDEAPDFTAPLAHDGVEPFTLSENLGDDPVVLAFFPGAFTSVCTSEMATFQEELDAFEEAGATVYGISVDSPFSLNEFREQEGIEYGMISDTNKEVIDAYDVRMDFADMGYEGVAKRAIFVLDGDGEITYKWESDDPGVEPDYAEVAEAASAAA; encoded by the coding sequence ATGGTCGACGAAGGCGACGAGGCGCCCGACTTCACCGCACCGCTCGCCCACGACGGGGTCGAACCGTTCACGCTCTCGGAGAACCTCGGGGACGACCCGGTCGTCCTCGCGTTCTTCCCGGGGGCGTTCACGAGCGTCTGTACCTCCGAGATGGCCACGTTCCAGGAGGAGCTCGACGCCTTCGAGGAGGCCGGCGCGACCGTCTACGGGATCAGCGTCGACTCGCCGTTCTCGCTCAACGAGTTCCGCGAGCAGGAGGGGATCGAGTACGGGATGATCAGCGACACGAACAAGGAGGTCATCGACGCCTACGACGTTCGGATGGACTTCGCCGACATGGGCTACGAGGGCGTCGCCAAGCGGGCGATCTTCGTCCTCGACGGCGACGGCGAGATCACGTACAAGTGGGAGAGCGACGATCCCGGCGTCGAACCCGACTACGCCGAGGTCGCCGAGGCCGCCAGCGCCGCCGCGTAG
- a CDS encoding HD domain-containing protein: protein MNDPAQTAGNGRTYDPDAEHAFPDERVNEVLEYVDDDEEIRTYLKAQNVNPVARKQYNDHGEKHIEIVRNRALCLYDLLKRGGVEFNGAAQQGLDEADEAVIVALAAVLHDIGHVVHRDEHAYYSIPLAADVLDRILPEFGFYDVAERVRVKGEVLHAILCHHTEETPLTLEAGVIRVCDGLDMERGRSRIPYEKGGRGINTVSSQAIERVSLQEGESTPVHVEIEMTDAAGVYQVDTLLKSKLRDSGLEEYVRIVALNTSEQDELVARIEL, encoded by the coding sequence ATGAACGACCCGGCGCAGACGGCCGGCAACGGCCGAACCTACGACCCCGACGCGGAGCACGCCTTTCCGGACGAACGCGTCAACGAGGTGCTCGAATACGTCGACGACGACGAGGAGATCCGGACGTATCTGAAGGCCCAGAACGTCAATCCCGTCGCGAGGAAACAGTACAACGACCACGGCGAGAAGCACATCGAGATCGTTCGCAACCGGGCGCTCTGTCTGTACGACCTGCTCAAGCGCGGCGGCGTCGAGTTCAACGGCGCAGCCCAGCAGGGACTCGACGAGGCCGACGAGGCGGTGATCGTCGCGCTCGCGGCGGTGCTCCACGACATTGGTCACGTCGTCCACCGCGACGAGCACGCCTACTACTCGATCCCGCTGGCGGCGGACGTTCTCGATCGGATCCTGCCGGAGTTCGGCTTCTACGACGTCGCCGAGCGCGTCCGCGTGAAGGGCGAGGTGCTCCACGCCATCCTCTGTCACCACACCGAGGAGACGCCGCTCACGCTCGAGGCGGGCGTGATCCGCGTCTGTGACGGCCTCGACATGGAGCGGGGACGCTCGCGAATCCCCTACGAGAAGGGCGGACGCGGCATCAACACCGTCTCCAGCCAGGCGATCGAGCGCGTCTCGCTCCAGGAGGGAGAGTCGACCCCGGTCCACGTCGAGATCGAGATGACCGACGCCGCCGGCGTCTACCAGGTCGATACGCTGTTGAAGTCGAAGCTCCGGGACTCGGGGCTCGAGGAGTACGTCCGGATCGTCGCGTTGAACACGAGCGAGCAGGACGAACTGGTCGCCCGGATCGAACTGTAG
- a CDS encoding inorganic phosphate transporter, producing MSGVLLLVGLVVAVFVGYNIGGSSTGPAFGPAVGANAISKVGAAALMTVFFFVGGWTIGREVVLTLGGEIVPGALFTLEVSIVVLFFIGGALFVGNVFGVPASTSMSAVGSIAGLGIATGELNWETMGVIVSWWIVAPVIAFWVSGVIGRYFYSTINRMVAIPQTEEPTFVLDRSGTIPQITTSEGTDTREAVGTLVLIVIGCYMAFSAGASNVANAVAPLVGSGELAMNPAILLAAAATGLGAFTIARRTLETLGNDITDLPLTAAIVVAIVSATIISLLSAAGIPASFVVVATMSIIGLGWGRATRTTTISDSVRGQRETNVSVGALAADQEGERLPKIGDEEPGEIPAASDLFDPATTGRVILLQNFVPALATVGAYLTFRFVPLFGF from the coding sequence ATGAGCGGAGTTCTTCTCCTCGTCGGTCTCGTCGTGGCGGTGTTCGTCGGCTACAACATCGGCGGCTCATCGACGGGCCCCGCCTTCGGTCCCGCCGTCGGCGCGAACGCCATCTCGAAGGTCGGCGCGGCGGCCCTGATGACGGTCTTCTTCTTCGTCGGTGGCTGGACGATCGGCCGCGAGGTCGTCCTGACGCTCGGCGGTGAGATCGTCCCCGGTGCGCTGTTCACGCTCGAGGTCAGCATCGTCGTCCTCTTCTTCATCGGCGGTGCGCTGTTCGTGGGCAACGTCTTCGGCGTCCCGGCCTCGACCTCGATGAGCGCGGTCGGCTCGATCGCCGGCCTCGGCATCGCGACCGGCGAACTCAACTGGGAGACGATGGGCGTGATCGTCTCGTGGTGGATCGTCGCGCCCGTGATCGCCTTCTGGGTCAGCGGCGTCATCGGGCGGTACTTCTACTCCACCATCAACCGGATGGTCGCGATCCCCCAGACCGAGGAGCCGACGTTCGTCCTCGATCGCTCCGGTACGATCCCGCAGATAACCACCAGCGAGGGGACCGATACCCGGGAGGCGGTCGGCACACTCGTTCTGATCGTCATCGGCTGTTACATGGCGTTCAGCGCCGGCGCCAGCAACGTCGCGAACGCGGTCGCGCCGCTGGTGGGTAGCGGCGAACTGGCGATGAACCCCGCGATCCTACTCGCAGCCGCGGCGACGGGGCTCGGCGCCTTTACCATCGCCCGTCGCACCCTCGAGACGCTCGGTAACGACATCACCGACCTCCCGCTGACGGCGGCGATCGTCGTCGCAATCGTCAGCGCGACGATCATCTCGCTGCTCTCGGCGGCGGGCATCCCCGCGAGCTTCGTCGTCGTCGCCACGATGAGCATCATCGGGCTCGGCTGGGGCCGGGCGACCCGGACGACGACCATCTCCGACAGCGTCCGAGGGCAGCGCGAGACCAACGTCTCGGTCGGCGCGCTGGCGGCCGACCAGGAGGGCGAACGGCTACCGAAGATCGGCGACGAGGAGCCCGGGGAGATCCCCGCCGCCTCGGACCTGTTCGACCCGGCGACGACCGGGCGCGTCATCCTACTTCAGAACTTCGTTCCGGCGCTCGCGACCGTCGGCGCGTACCTCACCTTCCGGTTCGTTCCCCTCTTCGGTTTCTGA
- a CDS encoding SLC13 family permease: MLVVFGIVLLALVFFVLEPVPIDVTAIGIIVVLVALEPWTTISPEDGVAGFSSPATVTVLAMFIISEGVRRTGVVQRIGDWIVEATRGDPRRQLAAVIGLSGGSAGFINNTPVVAIMIPMVMNIAKQTRTSPSKLLLPVSFASMMGGTLTLIGTSTNILASDVSARLLDRPFSMFEFTALGVLVLVTGVVYLLLVADRLIPERIQPEEELIEEYEMADYLTEVLVREDSPLVGMTVERTLEELEFDGDIVQVIRHGEAFIEPLARKELREGDVLMLRTDRATLVDLIDAEEVDLLPEVQLHDADLERAEEARNLVEVVVLPDTALVGETLNSLNFRQRYDATVLAIRRGGEVIRQRMDKTPLRGGDTLLIQAPEETITRLDRDRAFVVADEIVRPEFRTGKLPIAIVIVAGVVALAALEVFPILITALAGVVAMVATGCLRPTEMYEAVDWNVIFLLAGVIPLGVAMERTGGAEWIASLVVSGSSTLPAIAVLGVFYLLTALLTNVVSNNASVVLMIPVAVDAAAAIGANAFSFVLAVTFAASTAFITPIGYQTNLMVYGPGGYRFSDFARLGAPLQLLLAVVTTLGIAAIWGV; encoded by the coding sequence ATGCTCGTCGTCTTCGGGATCGTCCTCCTCGCGCTGGTGTTCTTCGTCCTCGAACCGGTGCCGATCGACGTCACCGCGATCGGGATCATCGTCGTGCTGGTCGCGCTCGAGCCCTGGACGACGATCTCCCCCGAGGACGGCGTCGCGGGCTTCTCCAGTCCGGCGACGGTCACCGTCCTCGCGATGTTCATCATCAGCGAGGGGGTGCGTCGGACGGGCGTCGTCCAGCGGATCGGCGACTGGATCGTCGAGGCCACCCGCGGCGATCCCCGACGCCAGCTCGCGGCCGTTATCGGGCTCTCGGGGGGATCGGCGGGGTTCATCAACAACACCCCGGTCGTCGCGATCATGATCCCGATGGTGATGAACATCGCAAAGCAGACCCGAACCTCGCCGTCGAAGCTGCTCCTTCCCGTCTCCTTCGCCTCGATGATGGGCGGGACCTTGACGCTGATCGGCACCTCGACGAACATTCTCGCGAGCGACGTCTCCGCACGGCTGCTCGATCGCCCGTTCTCGATGTTCGAGTTCACCGCGCTCGGCGTGCTCGTGCTCGTCACCGGCGTCGTCTACCTCCTCCTGGTCGCGGATCGACTCATTCCCGAGCGGATCCAGCCCGAAGAGGAGCTCATCGAGGAGTACGAGATGGCCGACTACCTCACGGAGGTGCTCGTTCGGGAGGACTCGCCGCTGGTGGGCATGACCGTCGAGAGGACGCTCGAGGAGCTAGAGTTCGACGGCGACATCGTCCAGGTGATCCGCCACGGCGAGGCGTTCATCGAGCCACTCGCACGAAAAGAGCTGCGCGAGGGCGACGTGCTGATGCTCCGGACCGACCGGGCGACGCTGGTCGATCTGATCGACGCGGAGGAAGTCGATCTGCTACCCGAGGTACAGCTCCACGACGCGGACCTCGAACGGGCCGAGGAGGCGCGCAACCTCGTCGAGGTGGTGGTCCTGCCGGACACGGCGCTGGTCGGCGAGACGCTCAACAGCCTCAACTTCCGCCAGCGCTACGACGCGACGGTGCTCGCGATCCGTCGCGGCGGCGAGGTCATCCGCCAGCGAATGGACAAGACGCCACTCAGGGGCGGCGATACCCTGTTGATCCAGGCGCCCGAGGAGACGATCACTCGACTCGACCGCGACCGGGCGTTCGTCGTCGCCGACGAGATCGTTCGCCCGGAGTTCCGGACCGGAAAGCTGCCGATCGCCATCGTCATCGTCGCCGGGGTGGTCGCGCTCGCCGCGCTCGAGGTGTTCCCGATCCTCATCACCGCGCTCGCCGGGGTGGTCGCGATGGTCGCGACCGGCTGTCTCAGGCCGACCGAGATGTACGAGGCCGTCGACTGGAACGTGATCTTCCTGCTCGCGGGCGTCATCCCGCTGGGCGTGGCGATGGAGCGTACCGGCGGTGCCGAGTGGATCGCCTCGTTGGTCGTCTCGGGCTCGTCGACGCTTCCTGCGATCGCCGTGTTAGGCGTGTTCTACCTGCTGACCGCGCTTCTGACGAACGTCGTTAGCAACAACGCGAGCGTCGTCCTCATGATTCCCGTCGCCGTCGACGCTGCGGCAGCGATCGGCGCGAACGCGTTCTCGTTCGTGCTCGCGGTCACCTTCGCCGCCTCGACGGCCTTCATCACGCCGATCGGCTACCAGACGAACCTGATGGTCTACGGTCCCGGCGGCTACCGCTTCAGCGACTTCGCTCGCCTCGGCGCGCCGCTTCAGTTGCTACTCGCGGTCGTCACGACGCTCGGCATCGCCGCCATCTGGGGCGTCTGA
- a CDS encoding universal stress protein, giving the protein MHVLVPIDGSESSLNALEFGALFAREFEADLDVVHVTNERTADTEELFERARALLRDVGVDSEPEAVIDDVVTESEAARKVGRRLIALADERDYDHVVMGRESGGRLERFVVGSASETLVEESDLPLTLVP; this is encoded by the coding sequence ATGCACGTGCTCGTCCCGATCGACGGCTCGGAGAGCAGCCTCAACGCGCTGGAGTTCGGCGCGCTGTTCGCCCGGGAGTTCGAGGCCGACCTCGACGTCGTCCACGTTACCAACGAACGGACCGCCGACACAGAGGAGCTGTTCGAGCGCGCCCGAGCCCTCCTCCGGGACGTCGGCGTCGATAGCGAGCCCGAGGCGGTCATCGACGACGTCGTTACCGAATCGGAGGCCGCACGCAAGGTCGGCCGACGGCTCATCGCGCTCGCCGACGAGCGGGACTACGACCACGTCGTGATGGGTCGGGAGTCGGGCGGCCGGCTCGAGCGGTTCGTCGTCGGCAGCGCGAGCGAGACGCTCGTCGAGGAGAGTGACCTGCCGTTGACGCTCGTCCCCTGA
- a CDS encoding DUF2243 domain-containing protein: protein MSDTVDDHRRSLLVWGGVLGFGLGALVDVMVFHQVFQTHHLLSSFYDPMTYDGLRTNVMFDGLFSLAMLGIAGVGMVMLWRTVNRATRPLPSLVVVGGGLVGAGVFNVYDGIVDHYLLGLHDVVHGTEAYNPHWVVVSLLMLGAGLATLWLAERRGGRATATEKPAD, encoded by the coding sequence ATGAGCGATACGGTCGACGACCACCGCCGATCGCTGCTGGTGTGGGGTGGCGTCCTCGGCTTCGGTCTGGGCGCGCTGGTCGACGTGATGGTCTTCCATCAGGTCTTCCAGACCCATCACCTGTTGTCGAGCTTCTACGACCCGATGACCTACGACGGACTGCGGACGAACGTCATGTTCGACGGGCTGTTCTCGCTGGCGATGCTCGGAATCGCGGGCGTCGGGATGGTGATGCTCTGGCGGACGGTGAACCGCGCGACCCGACCCCTCCCCTCGCTCGTCGTCGTCGGCGGGGGCCTCGTCGGCGCCGGGGTCTTCAACGTCTACGACGGGATCGTCGACCACTACCTGCTGGGCCTGCACGACGTGGTCCACGGCACCGAGGCGTACAACCCCCACTGGGTCGTCGTCAGCCTGCTCATGCTCGGAGCGGGACTGGCCACCCTGTGGCTGGCCGAGCGCCGCGGCGGCAGGGCCACGGCTACCGAGAAGCCCGCGGACTGA
- a CDS encoding iron transporter — MQRRDALRSAMALLGGASLAGCLDALGSDSAWRDLVVDRPDEIYVPPKTDGMAVWGSVSTDAYSVVLSATRPHRFWTVTGTETNQIAMRDAHSAHLMVSVRESDTRRLLPAEVSISIDRSDERSVDRTLWPMLSQRMGVHYGDNVSLPAAGSYRATIRVVPRDVEYRGGFEGGFEPASLEVGFEYDPEEIEALDRTILEESRRGRPGAVEPMDRDDDDHGDSDDHPPVPTAPSPDALPTVIDATVANDYAIVVATASHESGRYLVVSPRTRYNGYPLPFCSLSAAIDREGTGIESVTLDEATHPAFGHHYGAVVDPFSRSELTVAVETPPQLTRHEGYETAFFDRPEISPRASR; from the coding sequence ATGCAGCGTCGCGACGCTCTTCGATCGGCGATGGCCCTCCTCGGCGGAGCGTCGCTGGCCGGCTGTCTCGACGCGCTCGGGTCCGACTCGGCCTGGCGGGACCTCGTCGTCGACCGTCCCGACGAGATCTACGTCCCGCCGAAGACCGACGGGATGGCCGTCTGGGGGAGCGTGAGCACGGACGCGTACTCGGTCGTGCTGTCGGCGACCCGCCCGCATCGGTTCTGGACGGTCACGGGCACTGAGACGAACCAGATCGCGATGCGCGACGCCCACTCCGCCCACCTCATGGTCTCGGTCCGGGAGTCGGACACCCGCCGCCTCCTCCCCGCCGAGGTGTCGATCTCGATCGATCGTAGCGACGAGCGGTCGGTCGACCGGACGCTCTGGCCGATGCTCTCACAGCGCATGGGCGTCCACTACGGTGATAACGTCTCGCTTCCCGCGGCCGGGAGCTACCGCGCGACGATTCGAGTAGTGCCGCGGGACGTCGAGTACCGCGGCGGGTTCGAGGGAGGGTTCGAGCCGGCGTCGCTCGAAGTCGGGTTCGAGTACGATCCCGAAGAGATCGAGGCGCTCGATCGGACGATCCTCGAGGAGTCGCGCCGGGGCCGCCCCGGGGCCGTCGAGCCGATGGATCGCGACGATGACGATCACGGCGATTCGGACGACCATCCGCCGGTTCCGACGGCACCGTCGCCAGACGCCCTCCCGACGGTGATCGACGCCACGGTGGCGAACGACTACGCGATCGTCGTGGCGACGGCAAGCCACGAGTCGGGTCGGTACCTGGTCGTCTCGCCGCGGACGCGCTACAACGGGTATCCGCTCCCGTTCTGCTCGCTCTCGGCCGCGATCGATCGCGAGGGGACGGGGATCGAGTCGGTGACGCTCGACGAGGCGACCCACCCCGCGTTCGGCCACCACTACGGGGCGGTCGTCGATCCGTTCTCCCGCTCCGAACTGACGGTCGCCGTCGAGACGCCGCCACAGCTCACGCGCCACGAGGGGTACGAGACGGCGTTCTTCGACCGACCGGAGATCAGTCCGCGGGCTTCTCGGTAG